One window of Triticum dicoccoides isolate Atlit2015 ecotype Zavitan chromosome 5A, WEW_v2.0, whole genome shotgun sequence genomic DNA carries:
- the LOC119297839 gene encoding auxin-responsive protein SAUR36-like, with translation MIHPKKLAQLAKKCQRMLVARAGARRRHHASDTADDECCITTSSVVADEGHCVVYAADGARFEVPLVYLGTTVFAELLRMSEEEFGFASGSDGGRITLPCDATVMEYVLCLVRREASEEVERAFLSSIAEHGHNYSASCVAPSMGLVLSHQFALCA, from the coding sequence ATGATCCATCCAAAGAAACTTGCTCAGCTGGCCAAGAAGTGTCAGCGGATGTTGGTTGCCAGAGCCGGGGCCCGCCGCCGGCATCATGCCTCGGACACAGCCGACGATGAATGCTGCATCACAACGTCGTCTGTGGTTGCCGATGAGGGCCACTGCGTGGTGTATGCCGCCGACGGAGCACGGTTTGAGGTCCCTCTGGTGTACCTTGGGACGACGGTCTtcgccgagctcctgaggatgtCCGAAGAGGAGTTTGGCTTTGCAAGCGGTAGCGATGGAGGCAGGATCACGCTGCCCTGCGATGCCACGGTGATGGAGTACGTCTTGTGCCTGGTCAGGAGAGAGGCCTCTGAGGAGGTCGAGAGGGCGTTCTTGAGCTCCATTGCTGAGCATGGCCACAACTACAGTGCTAGCTGTGTGGCGCCATCGATGGGACTAGTACTCAGCCATCAATTTGCTCTCTGTGCTTAG
- the LOC119302759 gene encoding auxin-responsive protein SAUR36-like yields the protein MAGAKRFAQLAKRLTVTAKEDQGCCTSAPAKGRCVMYTADGRRFEVPLLYLGTTVFGDLLRMSQEEFGFASDGKITLPCNAAVMEYIMCLLRRNASAEVEKAVLSSMVTPCHYTGSVMPTVGGI from the coding sequence ATGGCCGGCGCCAAGAGATTTGCTCAGTTGGCCAAGAGGCTCACCGTGACGGCCAAGGAAGACCAAGGATGCTGCACCTCTGCACCGGCTAAGGGCCGCTGCGTCATGTACACGGCCGACGGGAGGCGCTTCGAGGTCCCGCTGCTGTACCTCGGCACAACGGTCTTTGGTGACCTCCTGAGGATGTCCCAGGAGGAGTTTGGCTTCGCGAGTGATGGCAAGATCACGCTGCCCTGTAATGCCGCGGTGATGGAGTACATCATGTGCTTGCTGAGGAGGAATGCCTCTGCCGAGGTCGAGAAGGCGGTGCTGAGCTCTATGGTGACACCTTGCCACTACACTGGCTCTGTGATGCCTACCGTTGGAGGCATCTAA
- the LOC119302758 gene encoding T-complex protein 1 subunit beta-like: MERVLKDDAIQEKGERARMASFVGAMAIADLVKTTLGPKGMDKILQSTGRGRSVTVTNDGATILKSLHIDNPAAKVLVDISKVQDDEVGDGTTSVVVLAGELLREAEKLVNMKIHPMTIIAGYRMAAECARNALLKKTMDNKDNTDKFRSDLMNIAMTTLSSKILSQDKEYFAELAVDAVLRLKGSTNLESIQILKKPGGSLKDSFLDEGFILDKKIGLGQPKRIENANILVANTAMDTDKVKIYGARVRVDSMSKVADIEAAEKQKMREKVEKIIGHGINCFVNRQLIYNFPEELFADAGILAVEHADFEGIERLALVTGGDIASTFDNPESVKLGHCKLIEEIMIGEDRLIHFSGVAMGQACTIVLRGASEHVLDEAERSLHDALCVLSQTVNDTRVIFGGGWPEMVMSKEVDELARRTPGKKSHAIDAFSRALQAIPTIIADNAGLDSAELISQLRAEHQKENSTVGIDVISGGLGDMQKRGICEAFKVKQAIVLSATEAAEMILRVDEIISCAPRRREDRM; encoded by the exons ATGGAGAGGGTGCTCAAGGATGACGCCATACAGGAGAAGGGCGAGCGCGCCCGGATG GCATCTTTCGTTGGTGCCATGGCGATCGCGGACTTGGTCAAGACCACACTCGGGCCAAAAGGAATG GACAAGATCCTTCAGTCGACTGGCCGAGGGCGGAGTGTCACTGTTACGAATGATGGGGCTACCATTTTGAAGTCCCTCCATATCGACAACCCTGCTGCCAAGGTCCTTGTTG ACATCTCCAAAGTTCAAGATGATGAAGTTGGTGATGGAACAACTTCTGTTGTTGTTTTGGCTGGAGAACTTTTGAGGGAGGCTGAGAAGTTGGTTAACATGAAGATTCACCCGATGACTATTATTGCAG GTTACAGAATGGCTGCTGAGTGCGCCAGAAATGCTTTGTTGAAGAAGACCATGGACAACAAAGATAATACAG ACAAGTTCAGATCAGATCTCATGAACATCGCCATGACTACACTTAGTTCGAAAATTCTCTCCCAGGACAAGGAGTATTTTGCTGAACTTGCAGTTGATGCTGTCCTCAGGCTTAAG GGTAGCACCAACTTGGAATCAATCCAAATTCTGAAGAAACCTGGAGGATCTCTTAAGGATTCCTTTTTGGATGAAGG GTTCATCCTTGATAAGAAGATTGGCCTGGGTCAACCAAAGCGAATTGAGAATGCTAATATTTTGGTTGCGAACACCGCTATGGATACAGATAAAGTTAAGATTTATGGGGCACGTGTCCGGGTGGATTCGATGTCTAAGGTTGCAGATATTGAAGCTGCTGAAAAGCAGAAAATGAGAGAGAAAGTTGAGAAAATCATTGGTCACGGGATCAACTGCTTTGTCAACAGGCAGCTAATCTACAACTTTCCTGAAGAACTTTTTGCTGATGCTGGTATCCTTGCAGTTGAGCATGCTGACTTTGAGGGTATCGAGCGGTTAGCTCTTGTCACGGGTGGTGATATTGCATCTACTTTTGACAACCCAGAGTCTGTTAAGCTTGGGCACTGCAAGCTCATCGAAGAGATTATGATTGGGGAGGACAGGCTGATTCATTTCTCCGGGGTTGCGATGGGGCAAGCTTGCACCATTGTCCTGAGAGGAGCAAG TGAGCATGTGCTTGATGAGGCTGAGAGGTCCTTGCACGATGCCTTGTGTGTGCTCTCCCAGACAGTAAATGACACGCGTGTCATATTTGGTGGTGGATGGCCTGAGATGGTGATGTCCAAAGAGGTGGATGAACTTGCAAGGAGGACCCCTGGGAAGAAATCTCATGCGATTGATGCTTTTTCGCGCGCCCTGCAAGCCATCCCAACAATCATAGCCGACAATGCTGGTCTGGATAGTGCCGAGCTGATCTCTCAGCTCCGAGCTGAGCACCAGAAGGAGAACAGCACTGTTGGAATCGACGTCATCAGCGGCGGG CTGGGAGACATGCAGAAGCGTGGCATCTGCGAGGCGTTCAAGGTGAAGCAGGCCATCGTCCTGTCGGCAACCGAGGCTGCGGAGATGATCCTGAGGGTCGACGAGATCATATCCTGCGCCCCACGCAGGAGGGAGGACAGGATGTGA